One window from the genome of Myxococcota bacterium encodes:
- the queC gene encoding 7-cyano-7-deazaguanine synthase QueC, which produces MTFRRPAVVLLSGGLDSTTTLAIARESEFDAHALTFRYGQRHNAEISAAQRVAEAFGVEAHIVADIDLRLFGGSALTDDIDVPKGRSLDEVGDGIPITYVPARNTIFLSFALAWAEVLKASDIFIGVNALDYSGYPDCRPEYIKAYEAMANLATKSGVEGHQHTRIHTPLINLTKAQIIARGLELGVDYSITCTCYEPSDAGEACGECDACLLRLKGFAENGLSDPVPYQAGAPV; this is translated from the coding sequence ATGACCTTTCGTCGGCCTGCAGTCGTGTTGTTAAGTGGCGGATTGGACTCCACGACCACGCTCGCGATCGCGCGAGAATCGGAGTTCGACGCTCATGCACTCACGTTTCGATATGGGCAGCGCCACAACGCCGAGATCTCGGCGGCTCAACGGGTAGCGGAAGCCTTCGGCGTCGAAGCGCACATTGTCGCCGACATCGATCTCCGGTTGTTTGGTGGATCGGCGCTAACAGATGACATCGATGTGCCTAAGGGGCGGTCCTTGGACGAGGTCGGCGACGGGATCCCCATTACCTACGTACCCGCCCGAAATACGATCTTCCTGTCGTTCGCATTGGCATGGGCCGAGGTGCTTAAGGCATCGGACATATTCATTGGCGTGAACGCACTCGACTACAGCGGATATCCGGACTGCCGACCCGAATACATCAAGGCCTATGAGGCGATGGCGAATCTCGCCACCAAGTCAGGTGTCGAAGGGCACCAACACACCCGAATCCACACCCCGCTGATAAATCTTACGAAGGCGCAGATCATCGCGCGCGGCCTCGAGCTCGGCGTCGACTACAGCATAACGTGTACATGCTATGAGCCCAGTGACGCGGGCGAGGCCTGTGGCGAGTGCGACGCTTGCCTTCTTCGCCTGAAGGGCTTCGCCGAGAACGGATTGTCTGATCCCGTACCGTATCAAGCCGGGGCCCCCGTGTGA
- a CDS encoding sulfotransferase: MSSAAGPAPRGAANAGSANAGSARGAAPFAIPPFPWPVRAGLAAWRAVARTGLARPALDEASIVAAARRATGLHSFVDERFRVRMRQLLFSLEEEAGLHLLGRAVVRASIVRALACRLRLENLCDLHPEIGALPVEAPVFIAGLQRTGTTKLHRLLACDPRLRPLISAEGLNPAPLGRPVRDEPGERARRMAQARTAERGMRYMSPALFAIHPIEADAPEEDVFLLDVAFVSGAIDASLDVPTYSQKLRESPQHDAYAYFRRLVQLLLWQRPGRYVGKTPHHLENLDALLAAFPDAKVLHTHRDPRKVVPSFASMMVHAGAMLSSSVDPHRTGRRVAAQAARSIDRALSVRDALGPRDTATVLDIHYASLQRDPFAEMHRVYAFLGLALTPDVEGRMRAWLRDNPQGKNGAHHYRARDFGLDEAELDARFKAYRERFGIPAE, from the coding sequence GTGAGCAGCGCCGCGGGCCCGGCGCCGCGCGGCGCCGCGAACGCCGGCTCGGCGAACGCCGGCTCGGCGCGCGGCGCGGCGCCGTTCGCGATCCCGCCGTTCCCGTGGCCCGTGCGCGCGGGGCTCGCCGCCTGGCGCGCCGTCGCGCGCACGGGGCTCGCGCGGCCCGCGCTCGACGAGGCGTCGATCGTCGCCGCGGCGCGCCGCGCGACCGGCCTCCACTCCTTCGTCGACGAGCGCTTCCGCGTGCGCATGCGCCAGCTGCTGTTCTCGCTCGAGGAGGAGGCGGGCCTCCACCTGCTCGGCCGCGCCGTCGTGCGCGCGAGCATCGTGCGCGCGCTCGCGTGCCGGCTGCGGCTCGAGAACCTGTGCGACCTCCACCCCGAGATCGGCGCGCTCCCCGTCGAGGCGCCCGTCTTCATCGCCGGCCTCCAGCGCACCGGCACGACGAAGCTCCACCGCCTGCTCGCGTGCGACCCGCGCCTGCGCCCGCTCATCTCGGCCGAAGGCCTGAACCCCGCGCCGCTCGGCCGCCCGGTGCGCGACGAGCCCGGCGAGCGCGCTCGCCGCATGGCGCAGGCGCGCACCGCCGAGCGCGGCATGCGATACATGTCGCCGGCGCTGTTCGCGATCCACCCGATCGAGGCCGACGCGCCCGAGGAGGACGTGTTCCTGCTCGACGTCGCGTTCGTGAGCGGCGCGATCGACGCCTCGCTCGACGTCCCGACCTACTCGCAGAAGCTCCGCGAGTCGCCGCAGCACGACGCCTACGCCTACTTCCGCCGCCTCGTGCAGCTCCTGCTCTGGCAGCGGCCCGGACGTTATGTCGGGAAGACGCCGCACCACCTCGAGAACCTCGACGCCCTGCTCGCCGCCTTTCCCGACGCCAAGGTCCTGCACACCCACCGCGACCCGCGCAAGGTCGTCCCCTCGTTCGCCAGCATGATGGTGCACGCCGGCGCCATGCTCTCGTCCTCCGTCGACCCCCACCGCACCGGCCGCCGCGTCGCCGCCCAGGCCGCCCGCTCGATCGACCGCGCCCTGTCCGTCCGCGACGCCCTCGGCCCGCGCGACACCGCGACCGTGCTCGACATCCACTACGCCTCGCTCCAGCGCGACCCCTTCGCCGAGATGCACCGCGTCTACGCCTTCCTCGGCCTCGCCCTCACACCCGACGTCGAGGGCCGCATGCGCGCCTGGCTCCGCGACAACCCGCAAGGCAAGAACGGCGCCCACCACTACCGCGCCCGCGACTTCGGCCTCGACGAAGCCGAGCTCGACGCCCGCTTCAAGGCGTACCGCGAGCGCTTCGGGATTCCGGCGGAGTAG
- a CDS encoding DUF1214 domain-containing protein, whose amino-acid sequence MSEATPRERLMSGASWDAFCDQIKAAGKTILAENQPDSPLDRAEGFRYLTRLVRTSLESFIEYADPMAPVLTRPVHETAKIGADNPDNYYQHATISGAFEYRIRGVRNTVHYLDFGTQSPGVASTGDSKQAGHLDAADLDIDADGRFEVVLSCEPPASGTRNWLRMRPDTAQLIVRQTFLDRDTERPADLVIERVGGDATPAPLTPEAMDAGLARAAGLVAGCTALFSTWAAGFREHVNELPRFDDSVSMGAGGDPNIAYYHSYWALGPEEALVIEATPPACESWNFQLDNHWMESLDYRYHRIHVNKHTAVYEPDGSVRIVVAHRDPGVPNWVDTASHAQGTMCFRWIRADAHPQPRTRVVKLSEIAGAGQ is encoded by the coding sequence ATGTCCGAAGCCACACCGCGCGAGCGGCTCATGAGCGGAGCCTCGTGGGACGCGTTCTGCGACCAGATCAAGGCCGCGGGGAAGACGATCCTCGCCGAGAACCAGCCCGATTCGCCGCTCGATCGCGCGGAGGGCTTCCGCTACCTGACGCGGCTCGTCCGCACGTCGCTCGAATCCTTCATCGAGTACGCGGACCCGATGGCGCCCGTGCTGACGCGGCCCGTCCACGAGACGGCGAAGATCGGCGCCGACAACCCCGACAACTACTATCAGCACGCGACGATCAGCGGCGCGTTCGAGTACCGCATCCGCGGCGTGCGCAACACCGTCCACTACCTCGACTTCGGCACGCAGTCGCCGGGCGTCGCGTCGACGGGCGACTCGAAGCAGGCGGGCCACCTCGACGCCGCCGACCTCGACATCGACGCCGACGGCCGCTTCGAGGTCGTGCTCTCGTGCGAGCCGCCGGCGAGCGGCACGCGCAACTGGCTGCGCATGAGGCCCGACACCGCGCAGCTGATCGTCCGCCAGACGTTCCTCGACCGCGACACCGAGCGGCCCGCCGACCTCGTGATCGAGCGCGTCGGCGGCGATGCGACGCCCGCGCCGCTCACGCCGGAGGCGATGGACGCGGGGCTCGCGCGCGCGGCCGGGCTCGTCGCGGGCTGCACGGCGCTCTTCTCGACCTGGGCGGCCGGGTTCCGCGAGCACGTGAACGAGCTGCCGCGCTTCGACGACAGCGTGTCGATGGGCGCGGGCGGCGACCCGAACATCGCCTACTACCACAGCTACTGGGCGCTCGGGCCCGAGGAGGCGCTCGTCATCGAGGCGACGCCGCCCGCCTGCGAGTCGTGGAACTTCCAGCTCGACAACCACTGGATGGAGTCGCTCGACTACCGCTACCACCGCATCCACGTGAACAAGCACACGGCGGTGTACGAGCCCGACGGCTCGGTGCGCATCGTCGTCGCGCACCGCGACCCGGGCGTCCCGAACTGGGTCGACACCGCGAGCCACGCACAGGGCACGATGTGCTTCCGCTGGATCCGCGCCGACGCGCACCCGCAGCCGAGGACGCGCGTCGTGAAGCTCTCCGAGATCGCGGGCGCCGGGCAGTGA
- a CDS encoding EAL domain-containing protein produces MPHLLMTFVGLLFAGGGILLGLAALTWQRRSATSGRSLAAMLAGAAVWVLGAAAEHLAPGVAGKLLASKVQYVGVLAIPPAALATVLVAVGRARWLERSLPFLLGFAACGIGLAATNDWHGLVWERVALAPGPGFPILALDYGPAYAVIALGCHVQLLAALWLYVAYSGRGFEPEACLVHLGFAAPWATNVLYQLRVGPWPELDLTPLGLVVTGVAFTVSFHGLGNVFSTLKLAHRDVLEHIADAILVFDRDERLLSANRAARALLALPPLPAPAARALAPFDALLAWVRSGAASAAEGGFDIEIRTARAADGGEAATERRVFDARAVPIEDARLSGRAAVGGRVVVLREVTEQRAAEREHRLHREQLRQILDLMPHAVFARDGQGHFLLVNESCARIYGMRPENLLGRSQYALHDGAEDVARMLAHDRRVMESGAASTIEEHFEDDRGRSHVFRTTRVPFLRSEDELPAVLGVAINVTREKERERLLERLASTDSLTDLANRRHFHEVLEHALSTARHKAHRAGLLFIDLDRFKMVNDVYGHLVGDEVLREVASRIQDSVRFTDQVLVAGRDTGDDAGSETTVSRLGGDEFIVLLPEVTGPAGAAHVARRILAALARPIATGDERLQLGASVGVAIFPEDGADPETLLRHCDQALGNAKRSGRGKFEFFSAAIGEAEERRHEIERALRRALERRGELEVHYQPIRHARTAALTSVEALVRMTSAELGAVAPEEFIPVAEESGLVVPLGRYVVETVCAHAAGWRARGLRLPRFAINLSARQLVDRATAEELGRIFTAAGLDGSAIEFELTEGSILTRNPVVGETIAALRSQGCTFALDDFGTGYSSLSHLRRFEFDRLKIDRTFVAGIGRVAGDEELTRAVIALGQRLGIETVAEGVETETQLAFLRDEGCDFVQGYLLGRPLPAADTERMLESALGREKDETA; encoded by the coding sequence GTGCCCCATCTCCTGATGACCTTCGTCGGGCTCCTCTTCGCGGGTGGCGGCATCCTGCTCGGCCTCGCGGCGCTCACCTGGCAGCGGCGCTCCGCGACCTCCGGCCGCTCGCTCGCCGCCATGCTCGCGGGCGCGGCCGTGTGGGTGCTCGGCGCGGCGGCCGAGCACCTCGCGCCCGGCGTCGCGGGCAAGCTCCTCGCCTCGAAGGTGCAGTACGTCGGCGTGCTCGCGATCCCGCCCGCCGCGCTCGCGACCGTGCTCGTCGCCGTCGGGCGCGCGCGCTGGCTCGAGCGCTCGCTCCCGTTCCTGCTCGGGTTCGCCGCGTGCGGCATCGGCCTCGCGGCGACGAACGACTGGCACGGGCTCGTGTGGGAGCGCGTCGCGCTCGCGCCCGGCCCGGGCTTTCCGATCCTCGCGCTCGACTACGGCCCCGCCTACGCGGTGATCGCGCTCGGCTGCCACGTGCAGCTGCTCGCGGCGCTCTGGCTCTACGTCGCGTACTCGGGGCGCGGCTTCGAGCCCGAAGCGTGCCTCGTCCACCTCGGGTTCGCGGCGCCGTGGGCGACGAACGTCCTCTACCAGCTGCGCGTCGGCCCGTGGCCCGAGCTCGACCTCACGCCGCTCGGCCTCGTCGTCACGGGCGTCGCGTTCACCGTCTCGTTCCACGGCCTCGGCAACGTCTTCTCGACGCTCAAGCTCGCGCACCGCGACGTGCTCGAGCACATCGCCGACGCGATCCTCGTCTTCGATCGCGACGAGCGCCTGCTCTCGGCGAATCGCGCCGCGCGCGCGCTGCTCGCGCTGCCACCGCTGCCGGCGCCGGCCGCGCGCGCGCTCGCGCCCTTCGACGCGCTGCTCGCGTGGGTGCGCTCGGGCGCGGCGTCCGCCGCCGAGGGCGGCTTCGACATCGAGATCCGCACGGCGCGCGCGGCCGACGGGGGCGAGGCCGCGACCGAGCGGCGCGTCTTCGACGCGCGCGCGGTGCCGATCGAGGACGCGCGCCTCTCGGGCCGCGCGGCCGTCGGCGGAAGGGTCGTCGTGCTGCGCGAGGTGACGGAGCAGCGCGCCGCGGAGCGCGAGCACCGGCTCCACCGCGAGCAGCTGCGCCAGATCCTCGACCTCATGCCGCACGCCGTCTTCGCGCGCGACGGCCAGGGCCACTTCCTCCTCGTCAACGAGAGCTGCGCGCGCATCTACGGCATGCGCCCCGAGAACCTGCTCGGGCGGTCGCAGTACGCGCTGCACGACGGCGCCGAGGACGTCGCGCGCATGCTCGCGCACGACCGACGCGTCATGGAATCGGGTGCGGCGTCGACGATCGAGGAGCACTTCGAGGACGACCGCGGGCGCTCGCACGTCTTCCGCACGACGCGCGTTCCGTTCCTGCGCAGCGAGGACGAGCTTCCCGCCGTGCTCGGCGTCGCGATCAACGTCACGCGCGAGAAGGAGCGCGAGCGGCTGCTCGAGCGGCTCGCGTCGACCGATTCGCTGACCGACCTCGCGAACCGCCGCCACTTCCACGAGGTGCTCGAGCACGCGCTGTCGACGGCGCGCCACAAGGCCCACCGCGCGGGGCTCCTGTTCATCGACCTCGATCGCTTCAAGATGGTGAACGACGTCTACGGCCACCTCGTCGGCGACGAGGTGCTGCGCGAGGTCGCGTCGCGCATCCAGGACAGCGTGCGCTTCACCGACCAGGTGCTCGTCGCCGGCCGCGACACGGGCGACGACGCGGGGAGCGAGACGACCGTCTCGCGGCTCGGCGGCGACGAGTTCATCGTGCTGCTGCCCGAGGTGACGGGGCCGGCGGGCGCGGCGCACGTCGCGCGGCGCATCCTCGCCGCGCTCGCGCGGCCGATCGCGACGGGCGACGAGCGCCTGCAGCTCGGCGCGAGCGTCGGCGTCGCGATCTTCCCCGAGGACGGCGCCGACCCGGAGACGCTGCTTCGCCACTGCGACCAGGCGCTCGGCAACGCGAAGCGCTCGGGGCGCGGCAAGTTCGAGTTCTTCAGCGCCGCGATCGGCGAGGCCGAGGAGCGGCGCCACGAGATCGAGCGCGCGCTGCGGCGCGCGCTCGAGCGCCGCGGCGAGCTCGAGGTGCACTACCAGCCGATCCGCCACGCGCGCACCGCCGCGCTCACGAGCGTCGAGGCGCTCGTGCGCATGACGAGCGCCGAGCTCGGCGCGGTCGCGCCCGAGGAGTTCATTCCCGTCGCCGAGGAGTCGGGGCTCGTCGTGCCGCTCGGGCGCTACGTGGTCGAGACGGTGTGCGCGCACGCCGCCGGCTGGCGCGCGCGCGGCCTGCGCCTGCCGCGCTTCGCGATCAACCTCTCCGCGCGTCAGCTCGTCGACCGCGCGACGGCCGAGGAGCTCGGCCGCATCTTCACCGCCGCGGGGCTCGACGGCAGCGCGATCGAGTTCGAGCTGACGGAGGGCAGCATCCTGACGCGCAACCCGGTCGTCGGCGAGACGATCGCGGCGCTCCGCTCGCAGGGCTGCACGTTCGCGCTCGACGACTTCGGCACCGGCTACTCGTCGCTCTCGCATCTGCGCCGCTTCGAGTTCGACCGGCTCAAGATCGATCGCACCTTCGTCGCGGGCATCGGGCGCGTGGCGGGCGACGAGGAGCTGACGCGCGCCGTCATCGCGCTCGGCCAGCGCCTCGGCATCGAGACGGTCGCCGAGGGCGTCGAGACGGAGACGCAGCTCGCCTTCCTGCGCGACGAGGGCTGCGACTTCGTGCAGGGCTACCTGCTCGGCCGTCCGCTCCCCGCCGCCGACACCGAGCGCATGCTCGAGAGCGCGCTCGGCCGCGAGAAGGACGAGACGGCCTAG
- a CDS encoding phosphotransferase family protein — translation MPEAQSRTTKPIDAEALARWMDENGAPGAGEVPTLRELGGGSQNELVLVERGGERMVMRKPPASAVADRLDGIRREHRLVKALRGADVPHARYVAGTDDPSLLGMPFYLMEAVDGWCPTDVGGWAPPFDTDAEARRGLAFELARGAALLSKVDWKARGLEGFGRPDGFHERQVDRWLAFHARIKCRELEGLDEAAAWLRAHRPRHYEPGIMHGDYQFANVMYRHGAPAELAAIIDWEMTTIGDPLLDLGWVFVAWGDDGDDMTAARYADMAGMPTRDEMCEHYEKVSGRSTDGIDYYVVLARFKLGIVLEQGYSRFLSGHAVDPKVEAFGPIVPELIAKAASLAARLG, via the coding sequence ATGCCCGAAGCGCAGAGCCGAACGACGAAGCCGATCGACGCCGAGGCGCTCGCGCGCTGGATGGACGAGAACGGCGCGCCGGGCGCGGGCGAGGTGCCGACGCTGCGCGAGCTCGGCGGAGGGTCGCAGAACGAGCTCGTGCTCGTCGAGCGCGGCGGCGAGCGCATGGTGATGCGCAAGCCGCCCGCGAGCGCCGTCGCCGACCGCCTCGACGGCATCCGCCGCGAGCACCGGCTCGTGAAGGCGCTGCGCGGGGCCGATGTGCCGCACGCCCGCTACGTCGCCGGCACCGACGACCCCTCGTTGTTAGGCATGCCGTTCTACCTCATGGAGGCGGTCGACGGCTGGTGCCCGACCGACGTCGGCGGCTGGGCGCCGCCCTTCGACACCGACGCCGAGGCGCGCCGCGGGCTCGCGTTCGAGCTCGCCCGCGGCGCCGCGCTGCTCTCGAAGGTCGACTGGAAGGCGCGCGGCCTCGAGGGCTTCGGCCGGCCGGACGGCTTCCACGAACGTCAGGTCGATCGCTGGCTCGCCTTCCACGCGCGCATCAAGTGCCGCGAGCTCGAGGGCCTCGACGAGGCCGCGGCCTGGCTGCGCGCGCACCGCCCGCGCCACTACGAGCCCGGCATCATGCACGGCGACTACCAGTTCGCGAACGTGATGTACCGGCACGGCGCACCCGCCGAGCTCGCCGCCATCATCGACTGGGAGATGACGACCATCGGCGACCCGCTGCTCGACCTCGGCTGGGTGTTCGTCGCCTGGGGCGACGACGGCGACGACATGACGGCCGCGCGCTACGCCGACATGGCGGGCATGCCGACGCGCGACGAGATGTGCGAGCACTACGAGAAGGTCTCCGGCCGCTCGACCGACGGCATCGACTACTACGTCGTGCTCGCGCGCTTCAAGCTCGGCATCGTGCTCGAGCAGGGCTACAGCCGCTTCCTCTCCGGCCACGCCGTCGACCCCAAGGTCGAGGCGTTCGGCCCGATCGTGCCGGAGCTGATCGCGAAGGCGGCGAGCCTCGCCGCGCGTCTCGGCTGA
- a CDS encoding indolepyruvate ferredoxin oxidoreductase family protein — protein sequence MEPPTSSPSPGAARAGYRLEDRYVAERGRVVLTGIQALARLPFEQLRADRRAGLTTASFLSGYPGSPLGGFDLELGRALRLVSDLPVVHRPGLNEEYAATAVMGSQLAASRPDARYDGVVGFWYGKAPGVDRAADALRHAVYVGTTRTSGAVAFVGDDPAAKSSTVPSSSAGLLADLHIPFLYPADPGEVLDLGRHAVALSRSTGLWAALKIVADVADATATVDLDPDRVVPFLVGDRRALRVPLPEANLLTPLTLEMERDIFEVRYALATEYAATNDLNTVTVDAPGAWIGLLSSGITYREVREALSRLGLRSDADVARAGIRLYRMSMPMPFDPAGVRAFAEGLEEVFVIEEKQPNLESLVKDALYGTAGAPRIVGKHDEQGRVLVPGYGSLDADHVVRALRARLAPRLAERLAPEPPAREPALRIAAQRTPFYCSGCPHNRSTEVPPGALVAAGIGCSTMAILMDPKRVGAISGVTCMGNEGTQWIGMAPFVEAPHLFQNLGDGTYFHSGQLAVTAAVAAGVNITYKLLYNGVIAMTGGQRSPGHLGVSEIAANLLNQGVARVLVTTDDPSRYRDVLLPPKVEVWGRERLLEAQRLLGETPGVTVLIHDQACAAEARRLRRRGKIPTPPRRVVINHRVCEGCGDCGRVSNCLSLQPVDTPFGRKTQVDPTTCNLDYSCLEGDCPSFAVVDLRPRFFERRYWQARRGRARGMPSRAGARAIAPAVADVASEPLPAPVPIVRSEALNVRLTGIGGTGVVTVSQVVATAAMLAGYHVRGLDQIGLSQKAGPVVSDLCLRRAEPAYSSRVGARQADVLVALDGLVAASDKGLSVIARDRTVVVGSTSCEPTGAMVGDPLAAMPSPGDIARAIAAEAGSAPAFWADAERRTTAAFGEAQTANVFVVGMAVQAGALPIAVEFVEEALRLNGVAVEENLAAFRLGRACVASGAASADAGSEVGAEVGSDAGGNADARAPHATASAPASTGDAALDAALAALALAPALASDVARFAADLVAYQGRALARGYLATLAEVAAAERRIGREPERLTHAVARNLHKLVAYKDEYEVARLLTTDDGARAVRERARALGGRAKLLLHPPLLRALGLRHKLAIPGWATPALRLLAKGRRLRGTPLDPFGWARVRREERALPAEYRAALATALRALDPARYDDAVALAELPDLVRGYEDLKLRRIAELRERLPEAVARASR from the coding sequence ATGGAGCCTCCCACGTCCTCGCCGTCCCCGGGCGCCGCGCGCGCCGGCTACCGGCTCGAGGACCGCTACGTGGCCGAGCGCGGACGCGTCGTGCTCACGGGCATCCAGGCGCTCGCGCGGCTCCCGTTCGAGCAGCTGCGCGCCGACCGCCGCGCCGGCCTAACGACGGCGTCGTTCCTCTCGGGCTATCCGGGCTCGCCGCTCGGCGGCTTCGACCTCGAGCTCGGCCGCGCGCTGCGCCTCGTCTCCGACCTCCCCGTCGTGCACCGGCCCGGCCTGAACGAGGAGTACGCGGCGACGGCGGTGATGGGCTCGCAGCTCGCGGCCTCGCGCCCGGATGCGCGCTACGACGGCGTCGTCGGCTTCTGGTACGGCAAGGCGCCGGGCGTCGATCGCGCGGCCGACGCGCTGCGGCACGCGGTGTACGTCGGAACGACGCGCACGAGCGGCGCGGTCGCGTTCGTCGGCGACGACCCGGCGGCGAAGAGCTCGACGGTGCCGTCGTCGTCCGCCGGCCTGCTGGCCGACCTCCACATCCCCTTCCTCTACCCCGCCGACCCGGGCGAGGTGCTCGACCTCGGGCGCCACGCCGTCGCGCTCTCGCGCTCGACGGGTCTGTGGGCGGCGCTCAAGATCGTGGCCGACGTCGCGGATGCGACGGCCACGGTCGACCTCGATCCCGATCGCGTCGTTCCCTTCCTCGTCGGCGACCGCCGCGCGCTGCGCGTGCCGCTGCCCGAGGCGAACCTGCTGACGCCGCTCACGCTCGAGATGGAGCGCGACATCTTCGAGGTCCGCTATGCGCTCGCGACCGAGTACGCGGCGACGAACGACCTGAACACCGTCACGGTCGACGCGCCCGGCGCGTGGATCGGGCTCCTCTCGTCGGGCATCACGTACCGCGAGGTGCGCGAGGCGCTCTCGCGGCTCGGCCTGCGCAGCGATGCCGACGTCGCGCGCGCGGGCATCCGCCTGTACCGCATGAGCATGCCGATGCCGTTCGATCCGGCGGGCGTGCGCGCGTTCGCCGAAGGCCTCGAGGAGGTCTTCGTGATCGAGGAGAAGCAGCCGAACCTCGAGTCGCTCGTGAAGGACGCGCTCTACGGCACGGCCGGCGCGCCGCGCATCGTCGGCAAGCACGACGAGCAGGGCCGCGTGCTCGTGCCGGGCTACGGGAGCCTCGACGCCGACCACGTCGTGCGCGCGCTGCGCGCGCGCCTCGCGCCCCGCCTCGCCGAACGCCTCGCGCCCGAGCCGCCCGCGCGCGAGCCCGCGCTCCGCATCGCCGCGCAGCGCACGCCCTTCTACTGCTCCGGGTGCCCGCACAACCGCTCGACCGAGGTGCCGCCCGGCGCGCTCGTCGCCGCGGGCATCGGCTGCTCGACGATGGCCATCCTGATGGACCCGAAGCGCGTCGGCGCCATCTCGGGCGTCACGTGCATGGGCAACGAGGGGACGCAGTGGATCGGCATGGCACCCTTCGTCGAGGCGCCGCACCTCTTCCAGAACCTGGGCGACGGCACCTACTTCCACTCGGGGCAGCTCGCCGTCACGGCCGCCGTCGCCGCGGGCGTGAACATCACGTACAAGCTCCTCTACAACGGCGTGATCGCGATGACGGGCGGGCAGCGCTCGCCCGGCCACCTCGGCGTCTCCGAGATCGCCGCGAACCTGCTGAACCAGGGCGTCGCGCGCGTGCTCGTGACGACCGACGACCCTTCGCGCTACCGCGACGTGCTGCTGCCGCCGAAGGTCGAGGTGTGGGGGCGCGAGCGGCTGCTCGAGGCGCAGCGCTTGCTAGGCGAGACGCCGGGCGTCACCGTGCTGATCCACGACCAGGCGTGCGCCGCCGAGGCGCGGCGCCTGCGGCGGCGCGGGAAGATCCCGACCCCGCCGCGCCGCGTCGTCATCAACCACCGCGTGTGCGAGGGCTGCGGCGACTGCGGGCGCGTCAGCAACTGCCTGTCGCTCCAGCCCGTCGACACGCCGTTCGGCCGCAAGACGCAGGTCGACCCGACGACCTGCAACCTCGACTACTCGTGCCTCGAGGGCGACTGCCCGTCGTTCGCCGTCGTCGACCTGCGGCCGCGCTTCTTCGAGCGACGCTACTGGCAGGCGCGGCGCGGCCGCGCGCGCGGCATGCCGAGCCGCGCGGGTGCGCGCGCGATCGCGCCCGCCGTCGCCGACGTCGCGAGCGAGCCCCTTCCCGCGCCCGTTCCCATCGTGCGCAGCGAGGCGCTCAACGTGCGCCTGACCGGCATCGGCGGCACGGGCGTCGTCACCGTGTCGCAGGTGGTCGCGACGGCCGCGATGCTCGCGGGCTACCACGTGCGCGGCCTCGACCAGATCGGCCTCTCGCAGAAGGCCGGCCCCGTCGTGAGCGACCTCTGCCTGCGCCGCGCGGAGCCCGCCTACTCGAGCCGCGTCGGCGCGCGGCAGGCCGACGTGCTCGTCGCGCTCGACGGCCTCGTCGCCGCGTCCGACAAGGGTCTCTCCGTGATCGCGCGCGATCGCACCGTCGTCGTCGGCTCGACGTCGTGCGAGCCGACGGGCGCGATGGTCGGCGACCCGCTCGCCGCGATGCCGTCGCCGGGCGACATCGCGCGCGCGATCGCCGCCGAGGCCGGGAGCGCTCCCGCGTTCTGGGCCGACGCCGAACGCCGCACGACCGCCGCCTTCGGCGAGGCGCAGACGGCGAACGTCTTCGTCGTCGGCATGGCCGTGCAGGCGGGTGCGCTCCCGATCGCCGTCGAGTTCGTCGAGGAGGCGCTGCGGCTCAACGGCGTCGCCGTCGAGGAGAACCTCGCCGCGTTCCGGCTCGGCCGCGCCTGCGTGGCGAGCGGCGCGGCGAGCGCGGATGCGGGATCGGAGGTCGGAGCGGAGGTCGGATCGGATGCCGGAGGGAACGCGGACGCGCGCGCGCCGCACGCCACTGCGAGCGCGCCCGCGTCGACGGGCGACGCCGCGCTCGACGCGGCACTCGCCGCGCTCGCGCTCGCGCCCGCGCTCGCCTCCGACGTCGCGCGCTTCGCCGCCGACCTCGTCGCCTATCAAGGGCGCGCGCTCGCGCGCGGCTACCTCGCGACGCTGGCCGAGGTCGCCGCCGCCGAGCGCCGCATCGGTCGCGAGCCCGAGCGCCTCACGCACGCCGTCGCCCGCAACCTCCACAAGCTCGTCGCCTACAAGGACGAGTACGAGGTCGCCCGGCTCCTCACGACCGACGACGGCGCCCGCGCGGTGCGCGAACGCGCGCGCGCGCTCGGCGGCCGCGCGAAGCTCCTCCTCCACCCGCCGCTCCTGCGCGCGCTCGGCCTCCGCCACAAGCTCGCCATCCCGGGCTGGGCGACGCCCGCCCTCCGCCTGCTCGCGAAGGGCCGGCGACTGCGCGGCACGCCGCTCGACCCGTTCGGCTGGGCTCGCGTCCGCCGCGAGGAGCGCGCACTCCCCGCCGAGTACCGCGCCGCACTCGCGACCGCCCTCCGCGCCCTCGACCCCGCGCGCTACGACGACGCCGTCGCCCTCGCCGAACTCCCCGACCTCGTCCGCGGCTACGAAGACCTCAAGCTGCGAAGGATCGCCGAGCTGCGCGAGCGGCTGCCCGAAGCAGTTGCCAGAGCATCACGTTAG